In Portunus trituberculatus isolate SZX2019 chromosome 36, ASM1759143v1, whole genome shotgun sequence, one DNA window encodes the following:
- the LOC123513679 gene encoding 40S ribosomal protein S23, which produces MGKPRGIRTARKHVNHRREQRWHDKDYKKAHLGTRWKANPFGGASHAKGIVLEKIGIEAKQPNSAIRKCVRVQLIKNGKKISAFVPRDGCLNYIEENDEVLVAGFGRKGHAVGDIPGIRFKVVKVANVSLLALYKEKKERPRS; this is translated from the exons ATGG GCAAACCACGAGGAATCCGCACAGCCCGTAAGCATGTGAACCACCGGCGGGAGCAGCGGTGGCACGACAAGGACtacaaaaaggctcacttgggGACCCGCTGGAAGGCTAACCCGTTCGGAGGAGCCTCTCACGCTAAGGGAATCGTCCTTGAGAAAAT TGGCATTGAGGCCAAGCAGCCCAACTCTGCCATCAGGAAGTGCGTGCGTGTCCAGCTCATCAAGAACGGCAAGAAGATCTCCGCCTTCGTGCCCCGTGACGGTTGCCTCAACTATATCGAGGAGAACGACGAGGTGCTAGTGGCAGGTTTTGGCCGAAAGGGTCATGCCGTGGGTGACATTCCCG GTATCAGGTTCAAGGTCGTCAAGGTAGCCAACGTGTCCCTTCTTGCCCtctacaaggaaaagaaggagaggccTCGTTCTTAA
- the LOC123513471 gene encoding V-type proton ATPase subunit S1-like, which produces MAATSVILLLCSLFSGILAKDRVPVLIWNNNQVKDNFPAVPALQAIDYATFQSKYLANFDAKNIILFIQDALSVEDLSSHPSEFQAVDKWMTESHSLYLPNVEEPGHLTHDLASHGYNVVSLEPGVPAAGLDLKQQDNNLVVVKLPSTLTNPSRSHALQKAVEVMQNVISKIGAKREFTFIFTGLKPSVEDTSSKYDGRVRVRRAAEIPQEQGFHSESCVKMYFKQNFTFQIYDKTGEVKTKIVFDDHSSTDTGHCDGTDIGPERHASLNMKFTSGVEPFTKIMFSFNFKSERSSWGLINADVLLNNSKSSNSLELVTPDISGIPVGMSYSCALPVYFASNDSAIGNRMDVTMEGLQMEAFFDTNNNNSTFGPAWDCVGFFTVPIWAGLLTTLLLLLIPCIGLYMLSDIKTMDRFDDPKGQPIMVPNTE; this is translated from the exons ATGGCAGCGACAAGTGTCATTCTACTGCTGTGCTCCCTTTTTTCGGGAATTTTAGCCAAAGATCGAGTCCCAGTATTGATATGGAACAACAACCA agtGAAGGACAACTTCCCAGCAGTGCCAGCCCTACAGGCCATTGACTATGCTACATTCCAGTCCAAGTACTTGGCAAACTTTGACGCCAAGAACATCATCCTTTTCATTCAGGATGCG CTGAGTGTGGAGGACCTGTCCAGCCATCCGTCTGAGTTCCAGGCTGTGGACAAGTGGATGACTGAGAGCCACTCCCTATACTTGCCGAATGTGGAGGAGCCGGGCCACCTCACCCATGACTTGGCCTCCCACGGTTACAAT GTTGTGTCCTTGGAGCCTGGAGTGCCAGCAGCAGGCCTGGACCTGAAGCAGCAGGACAACAACCTAGTAGTTGTTAAGCTGCCTTCTACTCTCACCAACCCCAGCAGGAGTCATGCTCTACAGAAAGCAG TTGAAGTAATGCAGAATGTCATCTCCAAGATTGGTGCAAAGAGGGAGTTTACTTTCATCTTCACAGGACTGAAGCCATCTGTG GAGGACACCAGCAGCAAGTATGACGGACGAGTGCGTGTGCGTCGTGCTGCCGAGATCCCCCAAGAACAAGGATTCCACAGCGAGAGTTGTGTCAAGATGTACTTCAAGCAGAACTTCACTTTTCAGATCTATGACAAAACAGGCGAAGT CAAAACCAAGATTGTTTTTGATGATCACTCTTCAACTGATACTGGACACTGTGATGGTACAGATATTGGTCCAGAGAGGCATGCCAGCCTTAATATGAAGTTTACCAGTGGAGTGGAGCCCTTCACCAAAATTATGTTCTC ATTCAACTTCAAGTCTGAGAGAAGCTCATGGGGACTCATTAATGCAGATGTTCTTCTGAATAACTCCAAGTCCAGTAACAGTTTGGAG CTGGTGACTCCTGATATCTCAGGAATTCCGGTGGGCATGTCATACTCCTGTGCCCTGCCTGTATACTTTGCATCCAATGATTCTGCTATAGGAAACAGGATGGATGTGACAATGGAAGGACTTCAG ATGGAGGCATTCTTtgataccaacaacaacaacagcaccttTGGTCCAGCCTGGGACTGTGTGGGATTCTTCACAGTGCCAATCTGGGCTGGTCTGCTGACAACATTGCTTTTGCTCCTTATTCCCTGTATTGGCCTGTACATGCTGAGTGACATCAAGACCATGGACCGATTTGATGACCCCAAGGGACAACCCATTATGGTTCCTAATACTGAGTAA